In Mycobacterium branderi, the DNA window ACCGTAGTCCGGTTTATTCCGTCCGCGTTACAGTGCAGTGGTGAGCGTCGCCGATCGCTCGGGTGAGCTGCCCGTTTCCGCCCCGCATGAACGTGGCGACGCGGCCCGCAACCGCGAACTGCTGCTGCAGGCGGCCCGGCAGCTGATCGCGGAGCGGGGCGCCGACGCCGTCACGATGGACGACATCGCCGCCGCCGCGGGAGTGGGCAAGGGCACCGTTTTCCGGCGGTTCGGCAGCCGGGCCGGGCTGATGATGGTGCTGCTCGACGAGGACGAGCGCGCAATCCAGCAGGCCTTCCTGTTCGGCCCGCCGCCGCTGGGCCCGGACGCCCCGCCGCTGGATCGGCTGCTGGCGTTCGGCCGCGAGCGGCTGTGCTTCGTCCACACCCACCACGCGTTGCTCTCGGCGGCCAACCGCGATCCGCAGACGCGCCACAACGCGGCGG includes these proteins:
- a CDS encoding TetR/AcrR family transcriptional regulator; translated protein: MSVADRSGELPVSAPHERGDAARNRELLLQAARQLIAERGADAVTMDDIAAAAGVGKGTVFRRFGSRAGLMMVLLDEDERAIQQAFLFGPPPLGPDAPPLDRLLAFGRERLCFVHTHHALLSAANRDPQTRHNAAAAVLHTHVRLLLETAGTTGDLDAQTDALLALLDADYVEHQLNRGHTLDTLGDAWESLARKLCGV